In the Natronolimnobius baerhuensis genome, one interval contains:
- a CDS encoding zinc-dependent alcohol dehydrogenase: MKAIVHTGPRSIEIREREKPTPDDDEVLVRVHTAGLCGSDAHAYTYEDGYQWIPLPRIMGHEYSGEVVEVGADVSDFEVGDHVVEEPIHDCGSCFQCKNGQPNVCQNFEITGMHKDGAYTEYTTVNPGDLHYIPDSVPLTQASITEPLSIATRAVFDQSTVTPGDTVLVEGPGPIGVLVAAVADSLGANVVVSGLGKDTTYRLPLVEQLGIETVDVENDDLEELIDEKADGGGFDVVFDTTGHQTGVEMAIEYVRKGGQVVVVGLPGAPSELFMTPVVRGEIDVNTSYGSTWRNFEQAIRLLDAGEIDADEIADHSYSIDDPTAAFEAFLESETCKPVFSFSNL; the protein is encoded by the coding sequence ATGAAGGCTATAGTTCATACCGGACCCCGATCTATCGAAATCCGCGAACGAGAAAAACCGACGCCCGACGATGACGAGGTACTCGTCCGCGTCCACACGGCGGGGCTCTGTGGCAGTGACGCACACGCCTACACCTACGAAGACGGCTATCAGTGGATTCCGTTGCCCCGAATCATGGGCCACGAGTACTCCGGTGAGGTCGTCGAGGTAGGTGCAGACGTTTCCGACTTCGAGGTGGGCGACCACGTCGTTGAAGAACCAATCCACGACTGCGGCTCGTGTTTCCAGTGTAAAAACGGCCAGCCCAACGTCTGCCAGAACTTCGAGATCACTGGCATGCACAAAGACGGGGCCTACACCGAGTACACGACCGTCAATCCCGGTGATCTCCACTATATTCCCGACAGCGTTCCGCTGACCCAGGCGAGTATTACCGAACCGCTGAGTATCGCGACACGGGCCGTCTTCGATCAGTCAACGGTCACGCCCGGCGACACCGTCCTCGTTGAGGGTCCCGGCCCGATTGGCGTCCTCGTCGCCGCCGTCGCCGACTCACTCGGCGCAAACGTCGTCGTCTCGGGCCTTGGCAAGGATACCACCTACCGACTCCCGCTCGTCGAACAACTCGGCATCGAAACCGTCGACGTCGAAAACGACGACCTCGAGGAACTGATCGACGAGAAAGCTGACGGCGGCGGTTTCGACGTCGTCTTCGATACGACCGGCCACCAGACCGGCGTCGAGATGGCAATCGAATACGTCCGAAAAGGAGGGCAAGTCGTCGTCGTTGGCCTCCCGGGTGCACCAAGCGAACTGTTCATGACGCCAGTCGTTCGTGGTGAAATCGACGTCAACACCTCGTATGGCTCAACCTGGCGAAACTTCGAACAGGCGATTCGACTCCTCGATGCCGGTGAGATCGACGCCGACGAAATCGCAGACCACTCCTACAGTATTGACGACCCAACCGCAGCGTTCGAAGCGTTCCTCGAGTCAGAAACCTGCAAGCCGGTGTTTTCGTTTTCGAATCTGTAA
- a CDS encoding Gfo/Idh/MocA family protein, which produces MSYQVAMIGTGTEPDNPGRDGYAMAYHHAEGYEKHDQCEIVACADIVPENAQAFADEYDVDDANIFEDYTEMLETVEPDIVSLCVPPVIHASIAIDCIRAGVDAIHCEKPMAQTYGGARMMTQEASRHDVQLTFNHQRRFSDAVRTAKQLLDDGEIGDLERVEFSAPVGIFDYGSHSFDLCNYFNDEVSAEWVLGQIDYSEENLVFGSHNENQAVVMWEYENGVHGLGTSDATGTGGPAGAVQCHNRLIGTEGTIELGPSSDDEEEDEALPVLRIRRAGDDDWEVVDTEDGLHSWEFIDRAIAENVRCLEEDEEPELSATNALNATEQIFATWESARRRGRVDLPLDIDDNPLDSMVEAGQLSPEPMAEEDD; this is translated from the coding sequence ATGTCGTATCAGGTTGCGATGATCGGAACTGGAACCGAACCCGATAACCCCGGACGGGATGGCTATGCGATGGCATACCATCACGCCGAAGGCTACGAGAAACACGATCAGTGCGAGATAGTCGCCTGCGCGGACATCGTCCCCGAGAACGCCCAGGCGTTCGCTGACGAGTACGATGTTGACGATGCGAATATCTTCGAAGACTACACCGAGATGCTCGAGACGGTCGAGCCGGATATCGTCTCGCTCTGTGTGCCGCCAGTCATCCACGCATCAATCGCGATTGATTGCATCCGCGCCGGCGTCGACGCGATCCACTGCGAAAAGCCGATGGCCCAGACCTACGGCGGTGCGCGCATGATGACACAGGAGGCGTCCCGCCACGATGTCCAGTTGACCTTTAACCATCAGCGCCGATTCAGCGACGCCGTCCGAACCGCCAAACAACTGCTGGATGATGGCGAAATCGGCGACCTCGAGCGGGTCGAGTTCTCCGCACCGGTCGGCATCTTCGACTACGGCAGCCACTCCTTCGATCTCTGTAACTACTTCAACGACGAGGTCTCCGCCGAGTGGGTCCTCGGCCAGATCGACTACAGCGAGGAGAATCTCGTCTTCGGCTCGCACAACGAAAACCAGGCCGTCGTCATGTGGGAGTACGAAAACGGCGTCCACGGACTCGGTACGAGCGACGCCACCGGCACCGGCGGCCCCGCCGGCGCTGTCCAGTGTCACAACCGCCTGATCGGCACCGAGGGAACCATCGAACTCGGCCCCTCGAGCGACGACGAAGAGGAAGACGAGGCGCTTCCCGTCTTGCGCATCCGACGCGCTGGCGACGACGACTGGGAGGTCGTCGACACCGAGGACGGCCTCCATAGCTGGGAGTTCATCGACCGCGCGATTGCGGAGAACGTCCGCTGTCTCGAGGAAGACGAGGAGCCGGAACTCAGCGCGACGAACGCCCTAAACGCGACCGAACAGATCTTTGCCACCTGGGAGTCCGCACGCCGTCGCGGGCGCGTCGACCTGCCACTCGATATCGACGACAACCCGCTCGATTCGATGGTCGAGGCCGGACAGCTGTCGCCCGAGCCAATGGCCGAGGAGGACGACTAG
- the rhcD gene encoding L-rhamnonate dehydratase (part of the rhamnose catabolism pathway), translating to MEITDVNATKISNDSWGEFVEFPLTTIMSKYEEYRNIDGENPQARRKWMGPIGDVVVEVETDAGITGVGVGNWGTGAIATIAEETLSKIVIGKDPAQRELLWEQMYRATLPFGRKGAAVMAISAVDQALWDIAGKEADKPVYELLGGPTKTEIPAYASNLHPVDMETLEREAQEYAEAGFDAMKMRFLHGPEAGRAGMKKNEEIVKTVRDAVGDEIEIAADAYMGWSVGYAKKMLDRLEPYDMAWVEEPVIADDISGYAEVREAAPMPISGGEHEFTRWGHEDLLEAGAVDILQPDVGRVGGITEMMKVADMAEVHDVPVIPHAGTNPTLHAIAAHTNMPMAEYFPTPEWFQEQQEEQESTYADAIFENPPSPENGSIPIPEDAGVSTELNREALEHFAVE from the coding sequence ATGGAAATTACAGACGTCAATGCGACCAAAATCAGCAACGACTCGTGGGGCGAGTTTGTCGAGTTCCCGCTCACGACGATCATGTCGAAGTACGAAGAGTACCGAAACATCGACGGCGAGAACCCCCAAGCGCGCCGCAAGTGGATGGGACCCATTGGCGACGTCGTCGTCGAGGTCGAAACGGACGCCGGCATCACCGGCGTCGGCGTCGGCAACTGGGGAACCGGGGCCATCGCCACCATCGCCGAGGAGACGCTCTCGAAGATCGTCATCGGCAAAGACCCGGCCCAGCGCGAACTCCTCTGGGAGCAGATGTACCGCGCGACGCTGCCGTTCGGTCGGAAGGGTGCTGCCGTCATGGCAATCAGCGCGGTCGATCAAGCGCTGTGGGACATCGCAGGCAAGGAAGCTGACAAGCCGGTGTACGAACTGCTCGGCGGCCCGACCAAAACCGAGATTCCCGCCTACGCATCGAACCTCCACCCCGTCGACATGGAGACACTCGAGCGCGAGGCTCAGGAGTACGCCGAGGCCGGGTTCGACGCGATGAAGATGCGTTTCCTCCACGGGCCGGAAGCCGGTCGCGCGGGGATGAAGAAAAACGAAGAGATCGTCAAGACGGTTCGGGACGCCGTCGGCGACGAGATCGAAATCGCGGCCGACGCCTACATGGGCTGGTCGGTCGGCTACGCGAAGAAAATGCTTGACCGCCTCGAGCCCTACGACATGGCGTGGGTCGAAGAGCCGGTCATCGCCGACGACATCAGCGGCTACGCCGAGGTTCGCGAGGCCGCGCCGATGCCGATCTCTGGCGGCGAGCACGAGTTCACCCGCTGGGGCCACGAGGACCTCCTCGAGGCGGGAGCAGTCGACATTCTCCAGCCCGACGTGGGCCGCGTCGGCGGGATTACTGAGATGATGAAGGTCGCCGACATGGCCGAAGTCCACGACGTGCCCGTGATTCCCCACGCCGGGACGAATCCGACGCTACACGCTATCGCAGCACACACCAACATGCCGATGGCGGAGTACTTCCCGACGCCAGAGTGGTTCCAGGAACAACAGGAGGAACAGGAATCGACCTACGCCGACGCAATCTTCGAGAACCCGCCCTCGCCCGAGAACGGGTCGATCCCAATCCCCGAGGACGCCGGCGTCAGCACCGAACTGAACCGCGAGGCGCTCGAACACTTCGCCGTCGAGTAA
- a CDS encoding amidohydrolase family protein, which yields MVLDTHTHAWTRPSRAHPWVNGPLVETVETFSTETVYDAEALQQDMDAIGVDKAVVVGYPICEWTDNAYTIECAAEYEDLYGIVMLDQFADDAAAQLREAMATDDVLGFRLGAICPYDRMWETFDPDVSWLEDAIDEPDFWEAAHDTDALVQLLAHVDQLEQVVDLVETYPDLSYALDHFCHAGPDVTPEEALAPLEPLASDEYDVAIKISEVVHRSEEDFPYTDMHDHVTWLLETFGRERVVWGSDFPNVSDEAAYEESLAWLEHVDTLSTKDRNWLTERSFAELAGL from the coding sequence ATGGTACTCGATACGCATACGCACGCGTGGACGCGCCCGTCACGAGCTCATCCCTGGGTCAACGGCCCGCTCGTGGAGACTGTCGAGACGTTTTCGACCGAGACAGTCTACGACGCCGAGGCCCTCCAACAGGACATGGACGCAATCGGCGTCGACAAAGCTGTCGTCGTCGGCTACCCAATCTGTGAGTGGACGGACAATGCCTACACCATCGAGTGCGCCGCCGAGTACGAGGATCTCTACGGCATCGTCATGCTCGATCAGTTCGCCGACGACGCCGCCGCCCAGTTGCGCGAGGCCATGGCCACGGACGATGTGCTCGGCTTTCGACTCGGCGCGATCTGTCCCTACGACCGCATGTGGGAAACGTTCGACCCCGACGTAAGCTGGCTCGAGGATGCCATCGACGAACCCGACTTCTGGGAGGCCGCCCACGACACCGACGCGCTGGTCCAGCTCCTCGCACATGTCGACCAACTCGAGCAGGTCGTCGACCTCGTCGAGACCTATCCCGACCTCTCCTATGCGCTCGATCACTTCTGTCACGCCGGCCCCGATGTCACCCCTGAGGAGGCACTCGCCCCGCTCGAGCCCCTCGCCAGCGACGAGTACGACGTCGCAATAAAGATCTCCGAAGTCGTCCACCGCTCTGAGGAGGACTTTCCCTACACAGACATGCACGACCACGTCACCTGGCTGCTCGAGACGTTCGGGCGCGAGCGAGTCGTCTGGGGCTCTGACTTCCCGAACGTCAGCGACGAGGCAGCATACGAGGAGAGTCTCGCGTGGCTCGAGCACGTTGACACACTGTCGACAAAAGACCGTAACTGGCTCACTGAGCGGTCGTTCGCGGAACTGGCTGGCCTTTAA
- a CDS encoding ABC transporter ATP-binding protein: protein MTVSQSAPQTDRQDKDVIVELEDTSVSFGMNRGRSKVLNEVDFEVYRDEIVGVIGESGSGKSMFASAMLDAVPEPGLTTGNVTYYPEEGEPISVTDLSKEALRQFRWEEVSMVFQGAMSSFNPVLQIRTHFVETLSAHDYDVDRGIERAKDLLEDLYLEPERMLESYPHELSGGMKQRVLIALSLVLDPDLLVMDEPTAALDLLMQRSIISLLHEIKEKHNLTIVFITHDLPLVADLADRLAVLYAFEFAEVGPADDILEDPAHPYTRALLNATPNLSAPLEEMRPIEGESPDPVNIPTGCSYHPRCPLADDECRSHDPDAYDAGSEHDVFCHHWEDSIENIDKAFAKSDEDQPSVPTVSELPNTEPMVSLTDVEVEFGSKNDGFFDFGDSEVVTAVDGVSLDIYENDVVVLIGESGCGKTTLGKTSVGLQRPTGGAIEYNGQDIWEGSSGSSTLADKEIRRALQIVHQDPGSSLNSHHRVRTILESPLKRWHPELDGNDRRERILGMLEYVGISPPEDYIDRYPHQLSGGEQQRIALIRAMLINPDLILADEAVSALDVSLRVSMMDLMIELQDAFNTSFLAISHDLSNARYMAEKTGGRIGVMYLGELVEIGTPEQIIHNPQHPYTQALRWATPELEPEDESDENPMRTIDVPDQTNIPSGCRYHTRCPKAREVCTEQKPDMIDCSDENGVQNAACFRALDNHEYWHSEPIPDDPVDAD from the coding sequence ATGACAGTCTCGCAATCAGCGCCACAGACCGACCGCCAGGACAAAGACGTCATCGTCGAACTCGAGGATACGTCCGTCTCGTTCGGGATGAACCGCGGCCGATCCAAGGTCCTCAACGAGGTCGACTTCGAAGTCTACCGCGACGAAATCGTCGGCGTCATCGGCGAATCTGGCTCCGGCAAGTCGATGTTCGCCTCGGCGATGCTCGACGCCGTCCCCGAACCGGGACTGACGACCGGCAACGTGACGTACTACCCCGAAGAGGGTGAACCGATCTCCGTCACGGATCTCTCGAAAGAGGCGCTTCGCCAGTTCCGCTGGGAGGAGGTCTCGATGGTCTTCCAGGGGGCGATGAGTTCGTTCAACCCTGTCCTACAGATCCGAACCCACTTCGTCGAGACGCTGAGCGCCCACGACTACGACGTTGACCGTGGGATCGAACGCGCAAAAGACCTGCTCGAGGACCTGTATCTCGAGCCCGAGCGGATGCTCGAGTCGTATCCACACGAACTCTCGGGTGGGATGAAACAGCGCGTGCTGATCGCGTTGAGCCTCGTCCTCGATCCGGACCTGCTGGTGATGGACGAGCCAACCGCTGCGCTTGACTTGCTGATGCAGCGCTCGATCATCTCGTTGCTCCACGAGATCAAAGAGAAGCACAATCTGACGATTGTGTTCATCACACACGACCTGCCGCTGGTCGCAGACCTCGCGGATCGGCTCGCGGTCTTATACGCCTTCGAGTTCGCAGAGGTCGGGCCAGCAGACGACATTCTCGAGGATCCGGCCCATCCCTACACGCGGGCGTTACTCAATGCAACGCCGAATCTCTCCGCGCCGCTCGAGGAGATGCGCCCGATTGAAGGCGAGAGTCCGGATCCGGTCAACATTCCGACGGGCTGTTCGTACCATCCGCGGTGTCCGCTTGCAGACGATGAGTGTCGGTCCCACGACCCCGATGCATACGATGCCGGGTCGGAACACGACGTATTCTGTCATCACTGGGAAGACTCCATCGAGAATATCGACAAGGCATTTGCCAAGTCCGACGAGGACCAACCCAGCGTGCCGACGGTTTCGGAATTGCCCAACACCGAGCCGATGGTGTCGCTGACCGACGTCGAAGTCGAGTTTGGGTCGAAAAACGACGGGTTCTTTGACTTTGGCGACTCCGAAGTCGTCACGGCTGTCGACGGCGTCTCGCTCGATATCTACGAGAACGACGTGGTCGTCCTCATCGGCGAGAGTGGCTGTGGCAAGACAACGCTCGGAAAAACCTCGGTTGGACTGCAACGGCCTACCGGCGGTGCAATCGAGTACAACGGACAGGACATCTGGGAGGGCAGCTCCGGCAGCAGCACGCTCGCCGACAAAGAGATCCGCCGCGCGCTCCAGATCGTCCACCAGGATCCCGGTAGTTCGCTCAACTCACACCACCGCGTCCGAACGATCCTCGAGTCGCCACTCAAACGCTGGCATCCCGAACTCGACGGTAACGACCGGCGCGAACGGATTCTTGGCATGCTCGAGTACGTCGGGATCAGCCCGCCGGAAGACTACATCGACCGGTACCCACACCAGCTCTCGGGTGGAGAACAACAGCGGATCGCGCTGATCCGCGCGATGTTGATCAATCCGGATCTCATCCTCGCGGATGAGGCAGTCTCGGCACTCGACGTCTCGTTGCGTGTCAGTATGATGGATCTGATGATCGAACTCCAGGATGCGTTTAACACGTCATTCCTGGCGATCTCGCACGATCTCTCGAACGCGCGGTACATGGCCGAAAAGACCGGCGGTCGAATCGGCGTCATGTACCTCGGCGAACTCGTCGAGATCGGCACCCCCGAGCAGATCATCCACAACCCACAGCATCCCTACACGCAGGCACTGCGCTGGGCAACGCCCGAACTCGAGCCCGAAGACGAGAGCGACGAGAATCCGATGCGAACCATCGACGTTCCCGACCAGACGAACATCCCCTCGGGCTGTCGGTACCACACCCGGTGTCCGAAGGCCCGTGAGGTCTGTACGGAGCAGAAGCCGGATATGATCGACTGTAGCGACGAAAACGGCGTCCAGAACGCGGCCTGTTTCCGCGCACTCGATAACCACGAGTACTGGCACAGCGAGCCGATTCCGGACGATCCAGTAGACGCGGACTAA
- a CDS encoding hydroxypyruvate isomerase family protein: protein MADISICVEMVYDDEPFAERIERAADVGADAVEFWDWREKDLETVVETADAADVPIAGFVAGGTLTDPDAADDTVETIRESIDTAAEHDVPTLIVTTGQDQDGLERETQYDNIVDVLSTVAPDAEDAGVTLVVEPLNTAVDHPGYFLETSEEGFEIIDDVGSPNVTLLYDIYHQQITEGNLIDTITDNVEKIGHFHIADVPGRHEPGTGELAYERILEAIDDTDYGGYVGCEFSPVGDADEAVANVLDWQ from the coding sequence ATGGCAGACATTTCGATCTGCGTCGAGATGGTCTACGACGATGAGCCATTTGCCGAGCGAATCGAGCGGGCCGCCGATGTCGGGGCTGATGCCGTCGAGTTCTGGGACTGGCGCGAGAAAGACCTCGAGACCGTCGTCGAAACCGCCGACGCAGCCGACGTGCCAATCGCTGGCTTCGTCGCCGGCGGGACGCTCACCGACCCCGACGCGGCTGATGACACCGTCGAGACGATCCGCGAGTCCATCGACACCGCCGCCGAACACGACGTGCCGACGCTGATCGTCACGACCGGACAGGATCAGGACGGCCTCGAGCGCGAGACGCAGTACGACAACATCGTGGACGTCCTCTCGACGGTCGCGCCCGACGCCGAAGACGCAGGCGTCACGCTCGTCGTCGAGCCGCTGAACACCGCCGTCGACCACCCCGGCTACTTCCTCGAGACCTCCGAGGAAGGCTTCGAGATCATCGACGACGTGGGCTCGCCGAACGTCACACTGCTGTACGACATCTACCACCAGCAGATCACCGAGGGCAACCTCATCGACACGATCACCGACAACGTCGAGAAGATCGGCCACTTCCACATCGCCGACGTCCCCGGTCGCCACGAACCCGGCACCGGCGAACTCGCCTACGAGCGGATTCTCGAGGCCATCGACGACACCGACTACGGCGGCTACGTCGGCTGTGAGTTCTCGCCCGTCGGCGACGCTGACGAGGCCGTCGCGAACGTACTGGACTGGCAGTAA
- a CDS encoding fumarylacetoacetate hydrolase family protein, translated as MQFVRYATDSGPSWGVTVDDQTYGLERLGEPTLEELATPGYRRQVARAVETGRLPEIEEPTDLLSPVPVDDVDQIICVGLNYHDHAEEQDEDIPENPMLFGKSPTTVTDPGAPIIHPDDVEQVDYEVELGIVIGRTADSVDAEDADDYIAGYTVIDDVSARDAQFDDGQFFRGKSYDTFAPMGPALTSPDAVDPNDLEATLRLNGETKQDSTTAEFIFDVGEVVEYISNVTTLRPGTVISTGTPGGVGIFRDPPELLSPGDTVEAEIEGIGTLENHVVGE; from the coding sequence ATGCAATTCGTTCGATACGCGACCGACAGCGGGCCGAGTTGGGGAGTAACTGTCGACGACCAGACCTACGGTCTCGAGCGCCTCGGGGAACCGACACTCGAGGAACTCGCGACGCCAGGCTATCGCCGACAGGTCGCCCGCGCCGTCGAGACGGGTCGGCTGCCCGAGATCGAGGAGCCGACGGATCTGCTCTCGCCGGTGCCGGTTGATGACGTCGACCAGATCATCTGCGTCGGCCTGAATTACCACGACCACGCGGAAGAGCAGGATGAGGACATTCCCGAGAACCCGATGCTGTTCGGCAAATCGCCGACGACAGTCACTGACCCCGGCGCGCCGATTATCCACCCCGACGATGTCGAACAGGTCGACTACGAGGTCGAACTCGGCATCGTCATCGGCCGCACCGCAGACTCCGTCGACGCCGAAGACGCCGACGACTACATCGCGGGCTACACTGTCATCGACGACGTGAGCGCCCGAGACGCCCAGTTCGACGACGGGCAGTTCTTCCGCGGCAAGAGCTACGATACGTTCGCGCCGATGGGACCAGCGCTGACGAGTCCCGACGCCGTCGACCCGAACGACTTAGAGGCAACGCTCCGACTCAACGGCGAGACCAAACAGGACTCGACGACGGCGGAGTTCATCTTCGACGTCGGCGAGGTCGTCGAGTACATCAGCAACGTCACGACACTGCGGCCCGGAACCGTCATCTCGACGGGAACGCCCGGCGGGGTCGGCATCTTCCGCGACCCGCCGGAACTGCTCTCACCCGGTGATACGGTCGAAGCGGAAATTGAGGGCATCGGCACGCTCGAGAATCACGTCGTCGGCGAGTAA
- a CDS encoding ABC transporter permease, translating into MKPSEDDTPVADDSDSGPSVDAFVPARESDSDADADAVSSSESDDATTPVRSDGGTVDRDSPFETTASVAETRNDRIDRFLEEYIRTPWSILRSDWRALASFAIIGIYLIIATVGVYLVEPTHPGQGAQLVGAFETWDHPLGTTTTGRDVLSMTVHSTPSILIMMASGAVFTVVVGTFFGIVAGYKGGMVDTVLSSITDIFINIPGLPLVIVLATLLEAWITNPVTLGVLLAVAAWAGLARAIRSQVLTLRNESFVEAARAMDMPTRWILLKEILPHLMPYIVVNMANAARRIIFAAVALYFLGVLPFSDANWGVMLDNAYNSGALYRTDALHWLLVPMIAISGIAMGLILLAQSLDQVFNPRIRARHQEIGDDDELEPDSENDTKDMMNV; encoded by the coding sequence GTGAAGCCTTCTGAGGACGACACGCCCGTGGCCGACGACTCGGACTCGGGGCCATCAGTCGACGCGTTCGTCCCTGCTCGAGAGAGCGACAGTGACGCTGACGCCGATGCTGTGTCCAGCAGCGAGTCCGACGATGCGACAACGCCCGTGCGAAGTGATGGCGGGACGGTTGATCGCGACTCGCCGTTCGAGACAACAGCTTCCGTCGCAGAAACACGCAATGACCGTATCGACCGGTTCCTCGAGGAGTACATTCGGACGCCGTGGTCGATTCTACGAAGCGACTGGCGGGCGCTTGCCTCCTTTGCGATCATCGGGATCTACCTCATCATCGCAACTGTTGGAGTCTACCTGGTCGAACCGACTCATCCAGGACAGGGGGCGCAATTGGTTGGCGCGTTCGAGACCTGGGATCACCCGCTCGGAACCACGACCACCGGCCGTGATGTCCTCTCGATGACCGTGCATTCGACGCCGTCGATCCTGATCATGATGGCCTCTGGTGCCGTCTTCACTGTCGTCGTCGGGACCTTCTTCGGTATCGTCGCCGGCTACAAGGGTGGCATGGTCGACACCGTGCTGAGTTCGATCACTGACATCTTCATCAACATTCCAGGGCTACCACTCGTCATCGTCCTGGCAACGCTGCTCGAGGCGTGGATCACCAACCCGGTCACGCTCGGTGTGTTACTGGCCGTTGCAGCGTGGGCCGGCCTGGCACGGGCGATTCGGTCGCAGGTGCTGACGCTCCGAAACGAGTCGTTCGTCGAGGCTGCTCGAGCGATGGATATGCCCACGCGGTGGATCCTGCTCAAGGAGATTCTGCCACACCTGATGCCGTACATTGTGGTGAACATGGCCAACGCAGCCCGTCGGATCATCTTCGCGGCAGTTGCACTCTACTTCCTGGGTGTGTTGCCGTTCTCCGATGCCAACTGGGGCGTCATGCTGGATAATGCGTACAACAGTGGCGCGCTGTACCGTACTGACGCGCTCCACTGGCTGCTCGTGCCGATGATCGCCATCTCCGGGATCGCGATGGGGCTTATCTTGCTCGCCCAATCGCTGGACCAGGTGTTCAACCCACGAATCCGAGCACGCCACCAGGAGATTGGCGATGACGACGAACTGGAACCGGACTCCGAAAACGACACGAAGGACATGATGAACGTATGA
- a CDS encoding family 4 glycosyl hydrolase translates to MHQLDSADTSFPDTVSDIKIGYIGGGSHGWAHTLINDLLQCEDLAGHVALYDVDYAAAEQNATLGNDLSAREDAMGDWTFDAYEALEDALEGADFVICSIQDPPEETFVHDIDVPKEYDIYQPVADTCGPGGAVRSLRAIPQYREIAAAVREQCPDAWVLNYTNPMTVCTRALYEEYPDINAIGLCHEVFHIQILLAELAEKYIDEAEDVAGSEIDVNVKGINHFTWIDEATWYGHDVFQYLDDELEVRKPLPSSETGDLEDADYWINHHEIAFDLYDTFGLLGAAGDRHLVEFVPWYLDIDEPAEIQRWGFRLTPSSARVSDSDDGPAKMDTYLADPEEFEFTQSGEEAVDIMRALVGLEALKTNVNHPNVGQIPDLPDGAVVESNVLITGAGVKPITAGELPREIRNMVTTAVHNQETLVEAGFAGDLDLAFEAFLNEPLVTISREDAQDLFAELIEIEREYFDEYDLENAAVLEN, encoded by the coding sequence ATGCATCAGCTGGACAGTGCAGACACATCGTTTCCCGACACGGTTTCGGACATCAAAATTGGCTACATCGGCGGCGGCAGCCATGGCTGGGCACACACACTCATTAACGATCTCCTGCAGTGTGAAGACCTCGCCGGACACGTCGCCCTCTACGACGTCGACTACGCCGCGGCCGAACAGAACGCGACGCTCGGTAACGATCTTTCCGCCCGCGAAGACGCCATGGGCGACTGGACGTTCGACGCCTACGAAGCCCTCGAGGACGCACTCGAGGGCGCGGACTTCGTCATCTGTTCGATTCAGGACCCGCCGGAAGAGACGTTCGTCCACGATATCGACGTGCCGAAAGAGTACGACATCTACCAGCCCGTCGCAGACACCTGCGGTCCCGGCGGCGCAGTGCGGTCGCTCCGAGCCATCCCGCAGTATCGCGAGATTGCGGCCGCAGTCCGCGAGCAGTGCCCTGACGCCTGGGTGCTCAACTACACGAACCCGATGACCGTCTGTACGCGCGCGCTGTACGAGGAGTATCCCGACATCAACGCCATCGGTCTCTGTCACGAGGTGTTCCACATCCAGATTCTGTTGGCCGAACTCGCCGAGAAGTACATCGACGAGGCCGAGGACGTCGCCGGTAGCGAGATCGACGTCAACGTCAAAGGCATCAACCACTTCACCTGGATCGACGAGGCCACCTGGTACGGCCACGACGTCTTCCAGTATCTCGATGACGAACTCGAGGTGCGAAAACCACTGCCAAGTTCCGAAACCGGCGACCTCGAGGATGCGGACTACTGGATCAACCACCACGAGATCGCCTTCGACCTCTACGACACATTCGGCCTGCTGGGTGCCGCTGGCGACCGTCACCTCGTCGAGTTCGTCCCGTGGTATCTCGACATCGACGAACCGGCCGAGATCCAGCGCTGGGGATTCCGACTGACGCCGAGTTCCGCTCGCGTCAGCGACAGCGACGACGGCCCCGCGAAGATGGATACCTACCTGGCAGACCCCGAGGAGTTCGAATTTACCCAGTCCGGCGAGGAAGCCGTCGACATCATGCGCGCACTCGTCGGCCTCGAGGCGCTCAAGACGAACGTCAACCACCCAAACGTCGGCCAGATTCCGGACTTGCCCGACGGTGCGGTCGTCGAGTCGAACGTCCTCATCACCGGCGCGGGTGTCAAGCCGATTACGGCGGGCGAACTGCCACGCGAGATTCGTAACATGGTCACGACCGCGGTCCACAACCAGGAGACACTCGTCGAAGCCGGCTTCGCGGGTGATCTCGACCTCGCGTTCGAGGCGTTCCTCAACGAACCGCTCGTCACGATCTCGCGCGAGGACGCACAGGACCTGTTCGCCGAACTGATCGAGATCGAACGCGAGTACTTCGACGAGTACGACCTCGAGAACGCAGCCGTCCTCGAAAACTGA